From Gimesia panareensis, the proteins below share one genomic window:
- a CDS encoding HAD family hydrolase encodes MHICLFDIDGTLIDTGGAGQHSILHMLEEEFQVSAPIKGIPTAGRTDHSIMVDLFDYFQIPNTSENRQRFEAGYLKLLASNLKTRQGRVLPGIRTILDHLAQQDHIDLGLLTGNFEQGAHQKLVHYDLHHFFEFGAYGDHHADRNDVAQEAVRQIQLRHAPELLTQATIWVVGDTPSDITCARAIGANVIAVATGVYPLEELKKCEPDYLFEHFEEIQPVLSLFAPPPVTF; translated from the coding sequence ATGCATATCTGCCTGTTTGACATTGACGGTACGCTCATTGACACCGGCGGCGCCGGCCAGCACTCGATCCTGCACATGCTGGAAGAAGAATTTCAGGTTTCAGCCCCCATTAAAGGCATCCCAACCGCCGGCCGCACCGACCATTCGATCATGGTCGACCTGTTTGATTACTTTCAGATCCCCAACACCAGCGAAAACCGCCAGCGGTTCGAAGCCGGTTATCTCAAACTGCTGGCCAGCAACCTTAAAACCAGGCAGGGACGCGTACTGCCGGGCATCCGCACGATCCTGGATCACCTCGCGCAACAGGACCACATCGATCTGGGGCTGTTGACCGGCAACTTCGAGCAGGGGGCGCATCAGAAGCTGGTCCATTATGACCTGCATCACTTTTTCGAGTTTGGTGCCTACGGAGATCACCATGCCGACCGCAACGATGTGGCCCAGGAAGCGGTACGACAGATCCAACTGCGTCACGCTCCCGAGCTGCTGACCCAGGCCACCATCTGGGTGGTGGGAGACACTCCCAGTGACATTACCTGTGCCCGGGCCATCGGCGCGAATGTGATTGCGGTCGCGACGGGCGTCTATCCCCTGGAAGAACTGAAAAAATGCGAGCCCGATTATCTGTTCGAACACTTCGAAGAGATTCAGCCGGTACTCTCACTCTTCGCACCTCCGCCGGTCACGTTTTAA
- a CDS encoding ExeA family protein, whose amino-acid sequence MYYDFWNLSQAPFSQQQDLALFFESELHEEALARLLFVAEEQKKCSLFAGPSGTGKSITLKACQQILTRSPWQCEYLDLLGLEEEEFLWQLCATLRLGPAQDTPLPQLWRQLTDCLTGMQLTQGRLLLLLDHVDQSRLESLHAIERLLHSGTQQFPSLSLVLAMDDLNSARAERAARISDLSIELAAFDAEMTENYIQHRLSLSGCADPLFTSDAVAEIQNAAQGIPARINQICDLALLAGYEQNLNEIGIDVIRRAVREINGTPAHFNRISEVIQGV is encoded by the coding sequence ATGTATTACGACTTCTGGAATTTGTCACAGGCACCTTTCTCACAACAACAGGATCTCGCACTGTTCTTTGAAAGCGAACTCCACGAAGAGGCCCTGGCCCGCCTGCTGTTTGTGGCAGAAGAGCAGAAAAAATGCAGCCTCTTTGCAGGCCCCTCGGGCACCGGAAAGTCAATCACGCTGAAAGCCTGCCAGCAGATTCTGACCCGCTCACCCTGGCAGTGCGAATACCTGGACCTGCTGGGACTGGAAGAAGAAGAGTTCCTCTGGCAGCTCTGCGCAACTTTACGTCTGGGCCCCGCACAGGACACACCGCTGCCTCAACTCTGGCGACAACTCACAGACTGTCTGACCGGCATGCAGTTAACGCAGGGTCGGCTGCTGTTACTGCTGGACCACGTGGATCAGAGCCGGCTCGAATCGCTGCATGCCATCGAGCGTCTCCTGCATAGCGGAACCCAGCAGTTCCCGAGCCTGTCCCTGGTCCTGGCCATGGACGATCTCAACTCGGCTCGCGCTGAACGGGCCGCCCGCATTTCCGATCTGTCTATCGAACTGGCCGCCTTCGATGCAGAAATGACGGAAAATTATATCCAGCATCGGCTGAGTCTCTCCGGCTGTGCTGATCCCCTTTTTACTTCAGATGCTGTCGCAGAAATCCAGAATGCTGCACAGGGAATCCCAGCCCGGATCAATCAAATCTGCGATCTGGCTTTGCTGGCCGGATATGAACAGAATCTGAATGAAATCGGCATCGACGTCATCCGCCGGGCCGTGCGGGAAATTAATGGGACGCCTGCACACTTCAACCGCATTTCCGAAGTCATTCAGGGTGTGTAG
- a CDS encoding RsmE family RNA methyltransferase, translating into MAHRFFYEGSFDDDLLPLEGSEAHHLLHVLRLKEGDQVLLFNGTGVEVEGKIEKTGRKSVEIRVISRRESGDEKQVPLILATAVPKGDRFRWLVEKAAELGVTKLVPLITERSSVDPGENKLKKLQQTIVSAAKQSGQIRLMELAPVQQLGDFFKEIGESGVQLLIADPQGVEWSQLNQSNPNSSAAGTVILVGPEGGFSPEEVQAAQDAGAEAVKINAGILRIETAALLMAGLMRLPTS; encoded by the coding sequence ATGGCACATCGATTTTTTTATGAAGGTTCCTTTGACGACGATTTACTCCCGCTGGAAGGGAGTGAAGCGCATCATCTGCTGCATGTACTGCGGCTGAAGGAGGGAGACCAGGTGCTGCTGTTCAATGGCACGGGGGTCGAGGTCGAAGGGAAGATCGAAAAAACGGGCCGGAAAAGTGTCGAAATCAGAGTGATCAGTCGACGCGAAAGTGGGGATGAGAAACAGGTTCCCCTGATTCTGGCGACCGCGGTCCCCAAGGGAGATCGCTTTCGCTGGCTGGTCGAGAAAGCGGCTGAGCTGGGGGTGACAAAGCTGGTGCCGCTGATTACCGAGCGAAGCAGCGTCGATCCCGGCGAGAACAAATTGAAAAAATTACAACAGACGATCGTGTCCGCTGCGAAGCAGTCCGGTCAGATCCGGCTGATGGAACTGGCGCCGGTCCAGCAGTTAGGCGACTTTTTCAAGGAGATCGGTGAGTCCGGGGTGCAGCTGCTGATTGCCGACCCGCAGGGAGTGGAGTGGTCCCAGCTGAATCAATCAAACCCGAATTCGTCAGCAGCAGGAACAGTCATCCTCGTCGGCCCTGAGGGAGGCTTTTCCCCTGAAGAAGTACAGGCGGCACAGGACGCCGGAGCAGAGGCAGTCAAAATTAATGCGGGAATTCTGCGAATCGAGACGGCAGCGCTGCTGATGGCGGGCCTGATGCGGCTGCCAACAAGCTGA
- a CDS encoding DUF5658 family protein, which produces MEEADPQPNEEESGRPFWRNQLPLERETCVFILVNALDVFMTYLLLVTGSFRESNQLANFFIAHWGIRGMVYFKFSLVAVVTLIAQIVARKRMSTGRKLLNFGSLIVAGVVIYSFVLLMRSGYLFK; this is translated from the coding sequence ATGGAAGAAGCCGATCCACAGCCAAACGAAGAAGAATCAGGACGCCCGTTCTGGAGGAATCAGCTTCCCCTGGAACGGGAGACCTGTGTCTTTATCCTGGTCAATGCCCTGGATGTCTTCATGACCTACCTGCTGCTGGTCACGGGCAGTTTCCGGGAATCGAACCAGCTGGCCAACTTTTTCATCGCCCACTGGGGCATCAGGGGCATGGTCTATTTTAAATTCTCACTCGTCGCCGTGGTGACGCTGATCGCTCAGATTGTGGCTCGCAAAAGAATGTCGACCGGTCGTAAGCTGCTCAACTTCGGCTCCCTGATTGTGGCGGGCGTTGTGATTTACAGTTTTGTTCTGCTGATGCGCTCGGGCTATCTGTTTAAATAA
- a CDS encoding sugar phosphate isomerase/epimerase family protein — protein MAVPSQTQWNQETSRREFLKSASLAGLGALAAGSLITDTAWSAGVQKKTAPEHLKLSLAAYSFHRDLQHNWPKPRARKTPATMDIQSFVRYCGELKLDGCELTSYYFPNPVSEDYLKETKDLVSSLGMEVSGTAIGNDFCLPKGTARDEQLEMTRKWIDYAAILGAPVIRIFAGRVPKGGNEAEAIKMCQKGINKSLKYAEKKGVSLALENHGGITSTPAQMMRIIDGVNKSPNFGVNFDSGNFRTEHPYEDLEKIAPLAINAQIKVEMGPRGNQKPADIPRIIKILKEAHYKNFIVLEYEASEPPKEAIPGYIKQLRKLI, from the coding sequence ATGGCAGTTCCTTCACAGACTCAATGGAATCAGGAAACCAGCAGACGTGAATTTCTGAAATCGGCCTCGCTGGCTGGTTTGGGTGCCCTCGCAGCAGGTTCCCTGATCACAGACACAGCATGGTCGGCCGGTGTTCAGAAAAAAACCGCGCCGGAGCACCTGAAACTGAGTCTGGCCGCCTATTCGTTTCACCGGGATCTGCAACACAACTGGCCGAAACCACGGGCTCGTAAAACCCCCGCCACGATGGATATTCAGTCCTTTGTCCGTTACTGCGGCGAACTGAAACTGGATGGCTGCGAGCTGACCAGCTACTACTTCCCCAATCCGGTCAGTGAAGACTATCTGAAAGAGACCAAAGACCTCGTGAGCTCGCTGGGCATGGAAGTCTCCGGCACCGCCATCGGCAATGACTTCTGCCTGCCCAAAGGCACCGCCCGCGACGAACAGCTGGAAATGACCCGCAAGTGGATCGACTATGCCGCGATCCTGGGCGCCCCTGTCATCCGGATCTTTGCTGGTCGTGTTCCCAAAGGGGGCAACGAGGCAGAAGCCATCAAGATGTGCCAGAAGGGCATCAATAAATCGCTGAAATATGCAGAAAAGAAAGGCGTCAGCCTCGCCCTGGAAAATCATGGCGGCATCACTTCCACGCCGGCACAGATGATGCGGATTATTGACGGTGTCAACAAATCGCCCAATTTCGGCGTGAACTTCGACAGCGGTAATTTCCGCACCGAGCATCCCTACGAAGATCTGGAAAAAATCGCCCCGCTGGCAATCAACGCTCAGATCAAAGTGGAAATGGGCCCCCGCGGCAACCAGAAACCGGCTGACATTCCCCGCATCATCAAAATCCTGAAAGAGGCCCACTACAAGAATTTCATCGTCCTGGAATACGAAGCCAGCGAGCCGCCCAAAGAAGCCATCCCCGGTTACATCAAACAGCTGCGCAAGTTGATCTGA
- the leuS gene encoding leucine--tRNA ligase, whose protein sequence is MPRYDAKRIETKWQAYWDQHETFKTGDFVEGKEKLYVLDMFPYPSGDGLHVGHPEGYTATDIVCRHARMQGKQVLHPMGWDAFGLPAEQHAIKTGTPPRITTQKNIDTFRRQLKMLGFSYDWSREFSTTDPDYFRWTQWIFLQLFDSWFDNECKWTGPDGKERTGRARPISELPIPEKVQAQGEEAVRRYQDRQRLAYQHEAPVNWCPKLGTVLANEEIIDGKSERGGHPVERVPLRQWMLRITKYGDRLVDGLAGLDWSDSIKSLQTNWIGRSEGAEVDFFIGSGESSDDLDAAFSAWKTRRSAEGFPEDQEADVLRVYTTRPDTLYGATYMVLAPEHPFVDRLTSDEQKAAVDTYRKQAALKSDLDRTDLAKEKTGVFTGSYAVNPVNGTRVPVWIADYVLSSYGTGAIMAVPAHDLRDWEFAVEFDLPIIAVVEPPADYTPSKDEQALEAEIDGQQRTPFSGFGTAINSGAFDGTPTADFKKQITADLVSQGVGKGAVNYRLRDWLFSRQHFWGEPFPIWHELDAEGNITGLMRAEAAENLPVELPELKEFKPTGTPEPPLSVAPEEWLYKTDADGTRLMREVNSMPQWAGSCWYYLRYADPKNGERFIDPEIEKQWLPVDLYIGGGEHAVLHLLYARFWHQVLFDRGYVTCPEPFQKLVNQGMILGDVELTGFQKADGSWISAKEVEESDESETKWAIKNSGEPVTLIKLESDQVEKAGEDFVLIDAPEIFVNSRAYKMSKSRGNVVNPDFVVDEYGADSLRMYEMFMGPLEATKPWSMSGVDGVCRFLGRVWRLMIDERAEEVQLNESVTDADPSEEQLRILHKTIKAVSEDIEKLSFNTAISRMMEFANAMGQQKTRSRSVLSEFLLLLSPFAPHIAEELWSVLGHTESLAYADWPQYDEALLQESVVEVPVQVNGKLRSKVSVAADADQATMQQAAEQDETIAKYLEGKTIVKAVVIPGRLINFVVK, encoded by the coding sequence ATGCCTCGCTATGACGCCAAGCGGATTGAAACCAAATGGCAAGCCTATTGGGACCAGCACGAAACCTTCAAAACGGGAGACTTTGTTGAAGGGAAAGAGAAGCTGTATGTCCTTGATATGTTTCCGTATCCGTCGGGCGATGGCTTGCACGTTGGTCATCCGGAAGGTTATACCGCCACTGATATTGTCTGTCGTCATGCCCGCATGCAGGGGAAGCAGGTCTTGCATCCGATGGGCTGGGACGCCTTCGGCTTGCCCGCGGAACAGCATGCGATCAAAACCGGCACCCCGCCGCGGATTACCACGCAGAAAAACATCGACACCTTCCGCCGGCAGTTGAAGATGCTCGGCTTCAGTTACGACTGGAGTCGTGAATTCTCCACCACCGATCCCGATTACTTCCGCTGGACGCAGTGGATCTTTTTGCAGTTGTTCGATTCCTGGTTCGACAACGAATGTAAGTGGACCGGACCGGACGGGAAAGAACGCACGGGCCGTGCCCGCCCCATCAGCGAATTGCCGATCCCTGAGAAAGTGCAGGCCCAGGGAGAAGAAGCGGTCCGCCGCTACCAGGACCGTCAGCGCCTCGCATACCAGCATGAAGCGCCGGTCAACTGGTGCCCGAAGTTGGGAACCGTGTTGGCGAATGAAGAGATCATCGACGGAAAGAGCGAACGGGGCGGCCATCCGGTCGAGCGGGTTCCCTTGCGGCAGTGGATGTTGCGAATTACCAAATACGGCGATCGCCTGGTGGACGGGCTCGCAGGTCTCGACTGGTCCGATTCAATCAAGTCGCTCCAGACCAACTGGATCGGCCGCAGTGAAGGGGCCGAGGTCGATTTCTTTATCGGCTCGGGAGAATCCAGCGACGATCTTGATGCCGCGTTTTCCGCCTGGAAGACCCGGCGCAGTGCAGAGGGATTCCCCGAAGATCAGGAAGCCGACGTGTTGCGCGTTTACACGACCCGACCGGACACGTTGTACGGGGCGACCTACATGGTGTTGGCGCCCGAGCATCCGTTCGTGGATCGGTTGACTTCCGACGAACAGAAGGCGGCCGTCGACACCTATCGCAAACAGGCGGCCCTTAAGAGTGATCTCGACCGAACCGATCTCGCCAAGGAGAAGACGGGCGTCTTTACCGGCAGCTACGCAGTCAACCCGGTGAACGGGACGCGGGTGCCAGTCTGGATTGCGGACTACGTCTTGAGCAGCTACGGCACCGGTGCGATCATGGCGGTTCCTGCGCACGACTTGCGCGACTGGGAATTCGCGGTGGAATTTGATTTACCGATCATCGCGGTTGTGGAGCCGCCCGCGGATTACACTCCCTCCAAAGACGAACAGGCGCTCGAAGCCGAAATTGACGGTCAGCAGCGAACGCCCTTTTCCGGGTTCGGGACGGCGATTAATTCGGGTGCCTTTGACGGCACGCCGACGGCCGACTTCAAGAAACAGATTACCGCAGATCTCGTCAGTCAGGGCGTGGGCAAAGGGGCCGTCAACTACCGGTTGCGGGACTGGCTCTTCAGTCGTCAGCACTTCTGGGGCGAACCGTTCCCGATCTGGCATGAGCTCGACGCGGAAGGTAACATCACCGGTTTGATGCGGGCCGAGGCGGCGGAAAATCTGCCTGTGGAACTTCCCGAGTTGAAGGAGTTCAAGCCGACAGGAACTCCGGAACCGCCGTTGTCTGTCGCCCCTGAAGAGTGGTTGTACAAAACCGATGCGGACGGCACCCGTTTGATGCGGGAGGTCAACAGCATGCCGCAATGGGCGGGATCCTGCTGGTACTATTTGCGGTATGCCGATCCGAAAAACGGGGAGCGGTTTATCGATCCCGAGATTGAAAAACAGTGGTTGCCCGTTGACCTCTACATCGGCGGTGGTGAGCACGCGGTGTTGCACTTGCTCTATGCCCGCTTCTGGCATCAGGTGTTGTTCGACCGCGGTTATGTGACCTGCCCCGAACCGTTCCAGAAGCTCGTGAACCAGGGGATGATTCTCGGCGATGTCGAGTTGACCGGCTTCCAGAAAGCCGACGGCTCCTGGATTTCCGCGAAAGAAGTCGAAGAATCGGATGAGTCCGAGACGAAATGGGCCATTAAGAACTCAGGCGAGCCGGTCACGCTGATCAAACTCGAATCGGATCAGGTAGAGAAAGCGGGCGAAGATTTCGTGCTGATCGACGCACCAGAGATCTTCGTGAACAGCCGCGCTTATAAGATGTCGAAGTCGCGTGGCAACGTGGTCAATCCCGACTTTGTGGTGGACGAGTACGGTGCCGACTCCTTGCGGATGTACGAAATGTTTATGGGGCCGCTCGAAGCGACGAAGCCCTGGAGCATGAGCGGCGTGGACGGCGTCTGTCGTTTCCTCGGTCGCGTCTGGCGGTTGATGATCGATGAACGTGCCGAAGAAGTGCAGTTGAACGAGAGTGTGACCGACGCGGATCCCTCGGAAGAGCAGTTGCGGATTTTGCACAAGACTATCAAAGCGGTGTCCGAAGATATCGAGAAGCTCTCCTTCAATACGGCCATCAGCCGCATGATGGAATTCGCGAACGCGATGGGACAGCAGAAGACGCGTTCCCGTTCGGTGCTCTCTGAATTCCTGCTGTTGCTCTCCCCGTTCGCACCGCACATTGCCGAGGAACTCTGGAGCGTCCTCGGTCATACCGAGTCGCTGGCTTACGCCGACTGGCCGCAGTATGACGAAGCGTTGCTGCAGGAATCGGTGGTCGAGGTGCCGGTGCAGGTCAATGGAAAATTGCGTTCCAAGGTCTCGGTTGCTGCGGATGCCGACCAGGCAACCATGCAGCAGGCTGCGGAGCAGGACGAGACCATCGCCAAATACCTGGAAGGCAAGACGATTGTGAAAGCGGTCGTCATCCCGGGCCGGTTGATCAACTTCGTGGTGAAGTAA
- a CDS encoding imm11 family protein: protein MTKIWCQDLKDSEYTDAALVDAKAFIGIPLSSGYSLAERFPSRPAVELRSGNSYSDFVMAGPMFLVSDRLKEFLDRYEANAEFFEVSTDTGDKLYFCNLLETVDCLDRTVSEYEIEYGAANVSCLVLVTVENEPPIYRVADTNPLIIAVREDLALKVDSSDLSGMVFKAIEEWTNPMFPS, encoded by the coding sequence GTGACAAAGATTTGGTGCCAAGACCTGAAAGATTCAGAATATACTGATGCCGCACTCGTAGATGCGAAGGCCTTTATCGGAATTCCATTATCGTCGGGTTATTCGCTGGCTGAGAGGTTTCCCAGTCGCCCTGCTGTCGAACTTCGAAGTGGCAATTCTTATTCTGATTTCGTTATGGCTGGACCAATGTTTCTTGTGTCGGACAGGCTCAAAGAGTTCCTCGACCGATACGAAGCAAATGCAGAGTTTTTTGAAGTTAGCACCGACACCGGTGATAAGCTGTACTTCTGCAATTTGTTAGAGACGGTTGATTGTCTTGATCGGACAGTATCTGAATACGAGATTGAGTATGGTGCCGCCAATGTCAGCTGTCTCGTACTTGTAACTGTCGAAAATGAACCGCCGATTTATCGTGTCGCTGACACAAACCCATTAATCATTGCCGTGCGAGAAGATTTGGCATTAAAAGTTGATTCATCTGACCTCTCTGGAATGGTCTTCAAGGCAATTGAAGAGTGGACCAATCCTATGTTTCCGTCATGA
- a CDS encoding helicase HerA domain-containing protein, with protein sequence MTDQPYEKLGAFYLGKEYDLSQGTVKDNLVLYDSKDLTTHAVCVGMTGSGKTGLCLSLLEEAAIDDIPVIAIDPKGDLGNLLLNFPDLKPADFRPWIEESEAVRKGKTPDEYARATADLWKKGLADWQQDADRIARLRDAVDMAIYTPGSSAGLPISVLKSFDAPSDAVLNDSDALRDRILSAVSGLLALLKINADPINSREHILLSNLLSHAWKEKRNLSVASLIQEIQAPPFDKIGFLDLETFYPAKDRMGLSLQLNNLLASPGFEAWMEGEALNIGNLLMTKQGKPRISILSIAHLSESERMFFVTVLLNEVLAWVRSQSGTSSLRAILYMDEVFGYFPPTANPPSKTPMLTLLKQARAFGLGVVLSTQNPVDLDYKGLSNTGTWFIGRLQTERDKARVLDGLESASGTAGSQFHRQQMEAILSDLGSRVFLLHNVHEDAPVVFHTRWALSYLRGPLTRTQIQTLMEPRKQALADETLTTVISAPSTAEPTTTAEPDQPPLIPPDIKQRVFRASSMLPQGSRLVYRPGVLGLAKLRYADAKSKVDLWQDVALLISLTGDVPESLWEAATPIPVGDLDYEDQPSDQASFAGIDTALTRKTQYRTWEKDLKNYLYQERPLDLWFSADPKLYSDPEENEATFRARLKQLLREERDLQIEKLRAKYASKLETIQNRIRTAEERVAREESQYSDKKMSSFLSIGTTIFGAIMGRKLASATNVRKASTAARSVGRAAKEYDDIERAKEALKVQKEKYEELEAEFQQELDELEAPIRPEDLEIEAYPVRPRKSDLMINEVAFTWLPWSVDEATGISEPLYRLEDVC encoded by the coding sequence ATGACTGACCAACCCTACGAAAAACTAGGCGCCTTCTACCTCGGCAAAGAATACGACCTCTCCCAGGGAACAGTCAAAGACAATCTCGTCCTCTACGACAGCAAAGACCTCACGACCCACGCGGTCTGTGTTGGTATGACGGGCAGTGGCAAGACGGGCCTCTGCCTCTCGCTGCTCGAAGAAGCCGCCATCGATGACATTCCCGTGATCGCCATCGACCCCAAGGGAGACCTCGGCAACCTGCTGCTCAACTTCCCCGATCTGAAACCCGCCGACTTCCGCCCCTGGATCGAAGAAAGCGAAGCGGTCCGCAAGGGGAAGACCCCCGATGAATACGCCCGTGCAACCGCCGACCTCTGGAAGAAAGGCCTCGCCGACTGGCAACAGGACGCCGACCGCATCGCCCGACTCCGTGATGCCGTGGACATGGCCATCTACACTCCGGGCAGCAGTGCCGGCCTGCCGATCTCGGTTCTTAAATCGTTCGATGCCCCCAGTGACGCGGTGCTCAATGACAGCGACGCCCTGCGGGACCGGATCCTCTCCGCCGTCTCCGGACTGCTGGCGCTGCTCAAAATCAACGCCGACCCGATTAACAGCCGCGAACACATTCTGCTCTCGAATCTGCTCAGCCATGCCTGGAAAGAAAAACGGAACCTCTCGGTCGCCAGCCTGATTCAGGAAATCCAGGCGCCCCCCTTCGACAAAATCGGGTTCCTCGATCTGGAAACGTTCTACCCGGCCAAAGACCGCATGGGACTTTCACTGCAGTTGAACAACCTGCTGGCCTCCCCCGGCTTCGAAGCCTGGATGGAAGGCGAAGCACTCAACATCGGCAACCTGCTGATGACGAAACAGGGGAAGCCCCGAATTTCGATCCTCTCCATCGCGCACCTTTCCGAATCAGAGCGGATGTTCTTCGTGACCGTGCTGCTCAACGAAGTCCTGGCCTGGGTCCGCAGTCAGTCGGGGACCTCCAGTCTCCGCGCCATCCTCTACATGGACGAAGTCTTTGGCTACTTCCCCCCGACCGCGAATCCCCCCTCCAAAACGCCCATGCTGACGCTGCTCAAGCAGGCCCGCGCCTTTGGACTGGGTGTGGTACTCTCCACGCAGAACCCGGTCGACCTGGACTACAAAGGGCTCTCCAATACAGGCACCTGGTTCATCGGTCGTCTGCAGACCGAACGGGACAAGGCCCGCGTGCTGGACGGTCTCGAAAGCGCTTCGGGGACTGCAGGCAGTCAGTTCCACCGCCAGCAGATGGAAGCCATCCTCTCCGACCTGGGAAGCCGCGTCTTCCTGCTGCACAACGTGCACGAAGATGCCCCCGTCGTCTTCCACACCCGTTGGGCACTCTCGTACCTCCGCGGCCCCCTGACCCGCACACAGATCCAGACGCTGATGGAACCCCGCAAGCAGGCACTCGCCGACGAAACACTAACCACGGTCATCAGCGCCCCGAGCACCGCCGAACCCACAACAACCGCCGAGCCCGATCAGCCACCGTTGATCCCCCCCGACATCAAACAACGCGTCTTCCGCGCCTCCAGCATGCTCCCCCAGGGCAGCAGACTGGTCTACCGGCCCGGCGTACTCGGCCTGGCGAAGCTCCGCTATGCGGATGCCAAATCCAAAGTCGACCTCTGGCAGGATGTCGCTCTGTTGATCTCCCTCACCGGCGATGTCCCCGAGAGCCTCTGGGAAGCAGCCACCCCCATCCCTGTCGGCGATCTCGATTACGAAGACCAGCCTTCCGACCAGGCCTCCTTTGCCGGCATCGACACCGCCCTGACCCGCAAGACTCAATACCGCACCTGGGAAAAAGATCTGAAGAACTACCTCTACCAGGAACGTCCGCTGGACCTCTGGTTCAGTGCCGACCCCAAACTCTATTCCGATCCCGAAGAAAACGAAGCCACCTTCCGCGCCCGGCTCAAGCAACTGCTGCGGGAAGAACGCGATCTGCAGATCGAAAAGCTCCGCGCCAAATATGCTTCCAAACTGGAAACGATCCAGAACCGCATCCGCACCGCTGAAGAACGGGTCGCGCGGGAAGAGTCCCAGTACAGCGATAAGAAAATGAGCTCCTTCCTCTCCATCGGCACCACCATCTTCGGCGCCATCATGGGTCGCAAACTCGCCAGCGCAACCAATGTCCGCAAGGCCTCCACCGCGGCCCGTAGCGTCGGTCGCGCCGCCAAAGAATACGACGACATCGAACGCGCCAAAGAAGCGCTCAAAGTTCAAAAAGAGAAATACGAAGAACTCGAAGCCGAGTTCCAGCAGGAACTGGATGAACTGGAAGCACCGATCCGCCCCGAGGACCTGGAAATCGAAGCGTACCCGGTCCGCCCCCGCAAATCCGACCTGATGATCAACGAAGTCGCCTTCACCTGGCTCCCCTGGTCGGTGGACGAAGCCACCGGCATCAGCGAGCCCCTCTACCGGCTGGAAGACGTCTGTTAG
- a CDS encoding acyl-CoA thioesterase has protein sequence MHRIYEYHHLVTNDEIDGLGHVNNVVYLKWLQDAAVAHSGANGWPARRYREQGIGWVARSHFIEYLQPAFVNQGIIVQTWISNLLKVKSLRKYRIIRPADSELLVRAETNWAFVNYETLSPCRIPAEVSECFSVVADEEAPE, from the coding sequence ATGCATCGTATTTATGAATACCATCATTTGGTCACCAATGATGAAATCGACGGACTGGGACACGTCAACAACGTCGTATACCTGAAATGGCTGCAGGACGCCGCCGTCGCTCACTCGGGAGCCAACGGCTGGCCGGCCCGACGCTACCGCGAACAGGGAATCGGCTGGGTCGCCCGCAGTCATTTCATCGAATACCTGCAGCCTGCCTTCGTGAATCAGGGAATCATCGTGCAGACCTGGATCTCCAATCTGCTCAAGGTGAAATCCCTGCGGAAATACCGCATCATTCGCCCCGCAGACTCCGAGCTGCTGGTCCGGGCCGAGACCAACTGGGCCTTCGTCAATTATGAGACTCTCTCCCCCTGCCGTATTCCCGCTGAAGTCTCGGAATGTTTCTCTGTCGTCGCTGACGAGGAAGCACCGGAGTAA